Below is a window of Lacrimispora xylanolytica DNA.
ACCTTGTTCAGGCTTCCTCCGCTCCGGAAATCACCAACATGTGTAAAGAAGCAGGAATTCCGGTTGTATTCATTAACCGTGAGCCTGATACAGAAGAAGAGCAGAGATGGAAAGATGAGAAAATCAATGCAACCTACGTAGGATGTGACGCAAGACAGTCTGGTACCTATCAGGGAGAAGAAATTCTTGAAACCTCCAACAAAGGTGATATCAACGGCGATGGCGTTATTAACTATATTATGATTCAGGGTGACCCAGAGAACGTTGATGCACAGTATAGAACCGAGTTTTCTGTGAAAGCTCTTACAGAGTCTGGTATGAAAGTAAAAGAACTCTTAAAGCAGCGTGGTGACTGGGATCAGGCAAAAGCACAGCAGATTGCTCAGGATGCCTTAACACAGTACGGCGATCAGATCGAAGTTATCTTCTGCAACAACGATGCTATGGCACTTGGTGCTTTACAGGCAATCGAGGCAGCAGGCCGCACAGTAGATAAAGATATCTATTTAGTTGGTGTTGATGCGTTAACAGAAGCAGTACAGAACGTAATCGACGGCAAGCAGACCGGTACCGTATTCAACGATCACTTCTCACAGGCTAAGACAGCAAGTGATATGGCTGTTAAGTTCTTAAAAGGGGAAGCAGTTGAAAACGTAAACATGGTTGACTATATCAAGGTTACCAAAGGAAATGCTCAGGATATCTTAGATAAATTAAAATAATTAAAAAAGCTGAATAGCGGGTGTGTCGGTAAGGCACACCCGATTTTTAAAGATAATGAAGCACCCTACGGGTATACCTGGATGCCCAAAGAACATGGGCAATAATAATGTAATGAAAGGAGAAACGGGATGGCAGAGCAGTATAGACTGGAAATGGTTGGAGTCAGTAAATCCTTTCCCGGAGTCAAGGCACTTGATAAGATTAACTTAAAAGTACGTCCCGGTACCGTTCACGCCTTGATGGGGGAGAACGGAGCAGGCAAATCAACCCTTATGAAATGCCTTTTTGGCATCTATAACATGGATGAAGGTGAAGTCTTCATCGACGGCAACAAAGTGGATATTGCAAACCCTGATGATGCATTGCACAAAGGGCTCGCCATGGTACATCAGGAGCTGCAGCCGGTTCCGGCGCGTTCCATTGCAGAGAACATGTATCTGGGAAGATATCCTCTCATAAAATTTGGTCCATTAAAGATTGTGGATCATAAAATTATGAATGCAGAAGCAGAAAAATGGCTTAAGGATGTTAAAATGGAGTTTAATCCCAAAGCAAAGCTGGGAACTCTTTCAATCGGACAAATGCAGTCAGTAGAGATTGCAAAAGCGGTAAGCCAGAATGCGAAGCTGGTAATTCTGGATGAGCCGACTTCTTCTCTGACTGATAACGAAGTAGAAGCCCTCTTTCGGATTATAAGAGACTTAAAATCCAGGGGAGTTTCTATGATATATATCAGCCATAAGATGGCAGAAATCAGACAGATCGCTGATGATATTACCATCATGCGGGATGGCACTTACGTAGGCTCCTGGGAAGTTAAGGACATTACAGATGAAGATATTGTAAAACAGATGGTAGGACGTGAACTTGGTAATGTTTATCCGCCAAAGGATGATTACAGAACGGATGAAGTGTTATTAAAGGTAAGCCATTTGTCAAGCATTCACAAGCGTTCCTTTCAGGATTGCTCCTTTGAGTTAAGACGTGGGGAGATATTAGGCTTTGGAGGTCTGGTTGGAGCTCAGAGGACCGAGCTTATGGAAGCCATCTTTGGGATGCGAAACATCGCTTCCGGAGATATTGAAATCCTTGGGGAAAAAGTGTCAATCAAGCACCCGCAGGATGCGATTAATAATTCCGTTGGGATGATAACCGAAGACCGAAGGGGAAACGGAATCTTCGGATGCCTGAGTATTTCTGACAATACGGCAATCTCCTCTTACCGGAATTATACAAAAGCAGGTGTCATTAACAGTAAAAAGGTCGGAACGGTAGTAAAAGACAGCATTTCCAGGCTGAGTATAAAAACGCCTAATGACAGAACGCAGATTCAATCCCTTTCAGGAGGAAACCAGCAAAAGGTAATTATAGCAAGATGGCTGGCCAATAATCCGGATATTCTTATCATGGATGAACCGACCAGAGGAATTGACATAGGCGCTAAGTTTGAAATTTATCAAATTATGGTGGATTTAGTGAAGCAGGGAAAATCCATTATTATGATATCCTCTGAAATGCCTGAACTCATTGGCATGTCAAACCGAATCATTGTTATGTGCAACGGACGTATAACAGGAGAAGTAGAAGATGAGGAGGCAACTCAGGAGAAGATTATGGCGTTTGCCACTAAATTTGATCTAAACGATAAAATAGGAGAAAGTTCCACTCAGGAGGTTAAGTCATGACAGCTAAGAAGGTTAATATGAAGGATTTCCTTATTAATAATGGAATCATCGTTGTCCTCATCCTGCTGGCCATATTTACGGCAATCAAGCAGCCAGCTTTTGCATCACCAGATAACTTGAAAAATATTGCACTGAATGTTGCACCTCGATTCATCATTGCCTGCGGTATCTCAGGCTGTCTGATCACCAGAGGTACAGATCTTTCCGCAGGACGTATTGTAGGACTTTCTGCCTGTCTTGCAGGTACTCTGCTCCAGAAGCCAGGATACAGCGGAAAATTCTTCCCTAATCTTCCTGATTTTGGGATCTGGTGGGTCTTTGCAGTGCTTTTAATCTGTATCGCTGTCTGTGCCATTTTCGGACTGATCAATGGCCTTGTTATTTCATACCTTAAGGTACCGGCCTTTATCGGAACTTTGGGTATGCAGTTAATTGTATACGGAGCATGTCTTGTGTATACCAATGCAACACCAATCGGAGGCTACCGCCCGGCTTATACCGAGGTGGCAAAAGGAAGACTTTTTGGTGTGATTCCTTATTTATTTTTAATCGCTCTGGCAATTGGTCTCATTATCTGGTTTGTTTATAACAAGACTCCTCACGGAAAATATATGTATGCCATCGGTGGAAACGAGCAGGCAGCAGAGGTTTCCGGTGTAAATACCAATAAGACCAAGATCATTATCTATGTAACAGCAGCCGTTCTTTATGCACTGGGAGGATTTCTTGTAGGCGCCAAATCAGGCGGTTCCTCTGTAAACATGGGTATGGGCTGGGAGCTGGAGGCAATCGCCGCCTGTACCATCGGTGGTGTTTCCGTTAACGGTGGTATTGGTAAAGTATCCGGTGTTCTCATTGGTGTATTGGTATTTGAGATTTTAAAGACATGTCTCCAATACCTTGGAGTGGATACCAACTACCAGTACATTGCGCAGGGTATTGTTATCGTAGTAGCAATTGCTCTTGATATCAGAAAATATATCGCTAAGAAATAATATAAATGACAGGAAGACTTTCGTCTGCATAGTCAGAAAAAGAACCGAAGCGAAGGTGTAGAATATTAATTTATTCTGCCTTCGCTTCGGTTTCTTTATGCCAGCCTGCTTAAACGGCTGTTTTGATACTCGCCGGAAAACGTTACATCTTCGCCGAACCATTCCGGTGCAGCAAAGGCTTCCGCCGCCTCCCGGCTCTCAAACTCTACTTCTGCAAGCATGAGCCCTTCAAACCGTCCCTCAAAGATATCCAGCTCAATCGTCAGAGAATCAGAATCCTCTATTGGAATTAAGTATCTTTTTTTTGTAAGGATATGCCCATCTGCCTTCAGAATTAAATGATCATAGGAATCCTTAGTCAGAGGAAGGTTATATTCCTCTCTCTCTAAAAGCCCTTTTGATTTATAGGTAAGATAATAGCTGTCATCCTCTCTTCTTACACGGACCACTGGCTCTGTGGAAAGGTATCCCTGCTCAATGAGATGATACGGATGGTCAGTAGCTCCCTCCGGGAGAGCGGAGATTAAATATTTTCGTTCTATTTCCATAAAAGGCCTCCTAATGCTTGTTTTATGCCGAATGGTGTTAGTATAGCACAATTGGATAAAAAATAGAAGTATGTGGCAAAATCAAGAAAAACGTGGTAATATGAGAAATACAGTAAAATCCAGGAGAAAGAAAGAGATGAAGTGGTCAAAAAAAGGGATATTGACAGCCTTTTTCATCGCAGGAACCATTTTCCTGCTTCATGGCTGCACTTTTTCCAAAAAACAAAAAGAAGTGAACGAGACCCAGGCGAAAGAAACAGAGAGTGGCCAGGTTCTGGAAGAAAAAGGACCTAAGATTGGTGTGAGTATATATCGTTATGATGACACCTTCATGAAGCTGTATCGTGCAGAGTTAAAGCAGTATCTGGAAGAGACGTATCGTGCAGAGGTGATTATGCGCAATGCAGGCGGCAATCAGGATATCCAGAACCAGCAGGTGAGCCAGTTTATTGCAGATGGCTGCCAGGGAATCATTGTAAATCCAGTCAACACCTCTGTGGCAGGGAAGCTGGCAGATGCGGCAAGTCAGGCAAAGATTCCGTTGGTATTTATTAACCGGGTACCAAACGAGACGGAGCAGCAAAGGTGGAAAAGCAGCCAGATGGCAATATCCAGTGTAGGAACCGATTCCAGGCAGGCTGGGACTTATCAGGGCGAGATTATATTAGAAACTCCTCAAAAAGGAGATATCAATAAAGATGGAGTGGTATCCTGCGTTCTGTTAAAGGGAGAGCCTGGCAATGAAGACAGCGATTACCGTTCGGAATATGCCATTAAGGCTCTTGTAAAAGGGGGCGTAAAGACAGAAACCCTCTATACAGCAAACGGGGACTGGAGCATGGAGACTGGAAAGAAGCAGGCGCAGGAGGCTTTTTCACAATATGGGAAACAGATAGAGGTGATGTTCTGCGGAAACGATGCCATTGCAATGGGTGCCATGGAAGCAGCTAAAGAAGCGGGCTATCAACCGGGAAAAGATATTTATCTGGTAGGAGTGGACGCGCTTTTGGAGACAGTCCAGGCGATAAAAGCAGGTGATATCGAAGGAACTGTATTAAATGATCATGAGGGCCAGGCAAAATTGGCAGCGGATACCCTGATTCAGATGATAAGCGGCGAAGAGGCAGAAACAAAGTATATGGTAGACTATATAAAAATTACAACAGTCAATAAATTTGAAGAGTAAAAGGAGTGGATTGCTATGGGTAAAGTGTATGCATTTTTGGCAGATGGTTCAGAAGAAGTTGAGTTACTGGCAGTTACGGATGTATTGATTCGCGGAGGACAGGATGTAAAGCTGGTATCTGTCATGGGGACCAGGGATGTTATTACCTCTCATAAGGTAAAGCTTCAGGCAGATTTAGAGTTTTCAGAAGCAGAGTTCTCTGATGCTGATTTACTGTTTCTTCCGGGAGGAATGCCGGGAACCCAAAATTTAGGAGCCCATGAAGGTCTTTTAGAGCTGCTGAAACAAGCGTATGAGAAGAATGTAAGAATCGCTGCAATTTGTGCAGCTCCCAGTGTATTAGGAAAGCTTGGCCTTTTAGAAGGGAAAAGGGCGACCTGCTTCCCGGGATTTGAAAGCGAGCTGACAGGCGCCAGACATACCAGCCAGGGTGTGGTTACAGACGGAACCATTACAACAGCAAGAGGACTTGGCTATGCCCTTGACTTAGGGATTGAGCTATTAAAATATTTATCAAGTGAAGAAGAGGCAGGAAGAATCAAGGAGGCAATCCAGTACGATCAGATTCCTATGTGACAGGGTGGGTCAAAGTATGAGAAAAACATGGCTGCTGCCTATTATGATGGCTGTCTTCTTAAGCCTTTTGACGGGCTGTGAAAAAAGGGACCCCTACGGGCTTTCCGAAGAAAATCCCATCACCATTACCGTATGGCATTACTATAATGGCGTACAGAAAGAAGAATTTGATAAGCTGATTCGTTCCTTCAATGAAAATGAGGGCCGAAAGCAGGGGATTATTGTAAAAGCATTTAATAAAGGAAGCATAGACGAATTAAGCAATCTGATCAATGAAAGCATAGATAAGAAAATTGGTTCTGATCCATTGCCTGATGTATTTTCAGCCTATGGGGATAAGGTATATGAGATCGACCAGATGGGGCTTGCGGCTGACTTAAGCCCATATCTGACACCGGAAGAAATCTCAGAATACGTAAACGCCTATATGGAAGAAGGGAAAATAGATGGGAGCGATGCCATAAAGGTATTCCCCATTGCAAAGTCAACGGAAATTCTTGTGGTAAATCAGACCGATTGGGAAAAGTTTGCAGAGGCAACAGGAGAGACAGAAGCTGTATTCTCAAGCTGGGAAGGTATTGTACGGGTAGCAGAGGCCTACTATAAGTGGACAGACAGTCTCACAAGTACGCCGGATGATGGGAAGGCATTTTTCGGAAGAGATGCCTTTGCAAACTACATAATTATTGGAAGTATGCAGCTTGGCCATGAAATCTTTCAGACTGAGAACGGTAAGATTGTCTTGGATTTTGATAAAGAAACCATGAGAAAGCTATGGGATAACTATTACGTTCCTTATGTCAATGGATATTTTGGTTCCTATGGCAAATTCAGGAGCGACGATGTTAAGACTGGAAAACTGGCGGCGTATGTGGGAGCAACCAGTGGGATTTCTTATTTTCCTACGTCTGTTACTCTAGACGATGGGACCAGCTATTCCATCAAAGGTAAGCTCTATTCTCTGCCTAATTTCGAGGGAACGATTCCTTCCGCCGTTTCCCAGGGAGCTGGTATGATGGTATTTCGTTCCGAAGAAAAAAGGGAATATGCAGCAACTGTATTTCTAAAGTGGTTTACGCGTGTGGAAAACAACATGAAATTTTCCATCGGCTCCGGCTATCTTCCTGTGAAAAAGGTATCAGGAACCCAGGAGATCTTAAAGCCGTTTTTGGAGGAGTCAGGGGAAACAAGTCCGGCATCACAAAATCTGCTTATTGGACTGGATACAGCCAATCGATACCGGCTCTACACTTCAAAACCTTTTAAGGGCGGAGATAAGGCCAGGGAGATCCTGCAAACTTCCATGAGTGGGAAAGCAAAAGAAGATTATGAAAAGGTAAGTGCGCTTATGGAACAGGGAATGGCCAGGGAGAATGCGGTTTCTGCTTTTCTCTCAGATGATAATTTTGAACAATGGTATGAAATCACCAAAAAGCAGCTGGAGACGATCATCGGAGAATAAGTCATGAAAAAAAAGAAAAGTGAATCCATTCGTACCCAGCTGCTTGGACCGTTGCTTATTCTTCTGGTACTACAGGCAGCGGTCATTGCCGGAACCGTTTTATTCGGCGGAGTTTCCATCAAACTAAAAAAGAACGAAATAAATATACTGACAGAAAACACAAAGAATACCATGACCGGATTTGAGAAGGAAACCATGCACCATTGGGTGGTGATGCTTAATAATTCCGGATTTATGTCAGAAGAGATCGAAAAATTACTTAAAAAAGAACAACGAGAGCCGGAAGCCATATTTTCAGATTATGACTTAAACCGTGATATCATCGATACCATAATGGGAAAGTCCATTGAAATGCTCCATTTAAGCAATGCCACTGGTGTTTTTATGGTATTAAATGGGCCAGCGGCTATGAAAAGCCCCACAGGGATGAAAGCAGGTTTCTATATCCGGAATTCCAATCCGGGAGGATATCTAAATGACAATTCCTCCCTTTTAATGGAACGGGGATTACCCTCACTGGCTGAAAAATACAATATTCCATTGGATTCTTTCTGGGAACTGGGATTTTTAAATACAGGAGGAAAAGGAGCGGCTGATTTTTATCAGAAGCCTTTTGATGCGGCGATAAAGTATAAGGGAAAGAAGAAGGATACCATGAGGTATGCTTATTTAAGTTCACCCTTTCGCCTAAGCCCCAAAGATACAGAGGTCATTACCTATTCTGCCCCTGTTATTTTGGAAGACGGTACGGTTTTAGGGGTCTTCGGACTTGAGATGACGGTAAATCAGCTGGAGCAGATTCTTTCGCAGGAACAGATTAATGGCAGCTTTAATGAATGCTGGCTCCTTGGCATACGGGAAAAAGGAACGAATACTATCATTCCCGTTGCGGAATCAGGATATCTCTATAATCAGTATTTCAATGAAAATACAAAAATTGAATATGAATACAACCATAAGGAAAATATCAGTACCTTAAGATCACCGGAAGGCACCGAATGGTATGCCAGCGTAAATAAGCTTGATGTTTATGGCGCAGACGATATGTATGGAGGAAGCGAATGGGTAATGGTGGGCATGGCGAGGCAGAAAGAT
It encodes the following:
- a CDS encoding sugar ABC transporter ATP-binding protein — its product is MAEQYRLEMVGVSKSFPGVKALDKINLKVRPGTVHALMGENGAGKSTLMKCLFGIYNMDEGEVFIDGNKVDIANPDDALHKGLAMVHQELQPVPARSIAENMYLGRYPLIKFGPLKIVDHKIMNAEAEKWLKDVKMEFNPKAKLGTLSIGQMQSVEIAKAVSQNAKLVILDEPTSSLTDNEVEALFRIIRDLKSRGVSMIYISHKMAEIRQIADDITIMRDGTYVGSWEVKDITDEDIVKQMVGRELGNVYPPKDDYRTDEVLLKVSHLSSIHKRSFQDCSFELRRGEILGFGGLVGAQRTELMEAIFGMRNIASGDIEILGEKVSIKHPQDAINNSVGMITEDRRGNGIFGCLSISDNTAISSYRNYTKAGVINSKKVGTVVKDSISRLSIKTPNDRTQIQSLSGGNQQKVIIARWLANNPDILIMDEPTRGIDIGAKFEIYQIMVDLVKQGKSIIMISSEMPELIGMSNRIIVMCNGRITGEVEDEEATQEKIMAFATKFDLNDKIGESSTQEVKS
- a CDS encoding CYTH domain-containing protein, whose protein sequence is MEIERKYLISALPEGATDHPYHLIEQGYLSTEPVVRVRREDDSYYLTYKSKGLLEREEYNLPLTKDSYDHLILKADGHILTKKRYLIPIEDSDSLTIELDIFEGRFEGLMLAEVEFESREAAEAFAAPEWFGEDVTFSGEYQNSRLSRLA
- a CDS encoding DJ-1 family glyoxalase III, giving the protein MGKVYAFLADGSEEVELLAVTDVLIRGGQDVKLVSVMGTRDVITSHKVKLQADLEFSEAEFSDADLLFLPGGMPGTQNLGAHEGLLELLKQAYEKNVRIAAICAAPSVLGKLGLLEGKRATCFPGFESELTGARHTSQGVVTDGTITTARGLGYALDLGIELLKYLSSEEEAGRIKEAIQYDQIPM
- a CDS encoding galactose ABC transporter substrate-binding protein translates to MRLLKKVLAVGLASAMVLSMAGCGSGGKGTTAASEATTAAETKKEDGSAAETTAKAVKDAVGGDLADKKVGISIYKFDDNFMTLYRTELQRYLTEDLGFKKENVVIQDGKGDQAEQTNQIQNFITQKYDVLILNLVQASSAPEITNMCKEAGIPVVFINREPDTEEEQRWKDEKINATYVGCDARQSGTYQGEEILETSNKGDINGDGVINYIMIQGDPENVDAQYRTEFSVKALTESGMKVKELLKQRGDWDQAKAQQIAQDALTQYGDQIEVIFCNNDAMALGALQAIEAAGRTVDKDIYLVGVDALTEAVQNVIDGKQTGTVFNDHFSQAKTASDMAVKFLKGEAVENVNMVDYIKVTKGNAQDILDKLK
- a CDS encoding extracellular solute-binding protein, giving the protein MRKTWLLPIMMAVFLSLLTGCEKRDPYGLSEENPITITVWHYYNGVQKEEFDKLIRSFNENEGRKQGIIVKAFNKGSIDELSNLINESIDKKIGSDPLPDVFSAYGDKVYEIDQMGLAADLSPYLTPEEISEYVNAYMEEGKIDGSDAIKVFPIAKSTEILVVNQTDWEKFAEATGETEAVFSSWEGIVRVAEAYYKWTDSLTSTPDDGKAFFGRDAFANYIIIGSMQLGHEIFQTENGKIVLDFDKETMRKLWDNYYVPYVNGYFGSYGKFRSDDVKTGKLAAYVGATSGISYFPTSVTLDDGTSYSIKGKLYSLPNFEGTIPSAVSQGAGMMVFRSEEKREYAATVFLKWFTRVENNMKFSIGSGYLPVKKVSGTQEILKPFLEESGETSPASQNLLIGLDTANRYRLYTSKPFKGGDKAREILQTSMSGKAKEDYEKVSALMEQGMARENAVSAFLSDDNFEQWYEITKKQLETIIGE
- a CDS encoding substrate-binding domain-containing protein: MKWSKKGILTAFFIAGTIFLLHGCTFSKKQKEVNETQAKETESGQVLEEKGPKIGVSIYRYDDTFMKLYRAELKQYLEETYRAEVIMRNAGGNQDIQNQQVSQFIADGCQGIIVNPVNTSVAGKLADAASQAKIPLVFINRVPNETEQQRWKSSQMAISSVGTDSRQAGTYQGEIILETPQKGDINKDGVVSCVLLKGEPGNEDSDYRSEYAIKALVKGGVKTETLYTANGDWSMETGKKQAQEAFSQYGKQIEVMFCGNDAIAMGAMEAAKEAGYQPGKDIYLVGVDALLETVQAIKAGDIEGTVLNDHEGQAKLAADTLIQMISGEEAETKYMVDYIKITTVNKFEE
- a CDS encoding galactose/methyl galactoside ABC transporter permease MglC, whose protein sequence is MTAKKVNMKDFLINNGIIVVLILLAIFTAIKQPAFASPDNLKNIALNVAPRFIIACGISGCLITRGTDLSAGRIVGLSACLAGTLLQKPGYSGKFFPNLPDFGIWWVFAVLLICIAVCAIFGLINGLVISYLKVPAFIGTLGMQLIVYGACLVYTNATPIGGYRPAYTEVAKGRLFGVIPYLFLIALAIGLIIWFVYNKTPHGKYMYAIGGNEQAAEVSGVNTNKTKIIIYVTAAVLYALGGFLVGAKSGGSSVNMGMGWELEAIAACTIGGVSVNGGIGKVSGVLIGVLVFEILKTCLQYLGVDTNYQYIAQGIVIVVAIALDIRKYIAKK